TAGATTTCCCCGAAGCActtaatttttcatgaaattcGCATGGTTACAAACAGCAAGAACTGAAAATATAGAACATTAGTAATGATCATCACTAGCCATTACAGGTTACACAGTGTAAACCTCACTATCAAGCAGTCTAATTTTAGCCACAAAGTTCTAAATCATCTAATCAGACAAGAGGAGCACAAACGGGGTAAGACACATTGAAAAGGATCATCAGGCAGGCTGCCAACTAGGATATGAGCCTTAATTTACAATTTGCCGTTTGAATTTTAGTAATGAAAAGCAAAAAACCATGGTGATAATGCCAGCATTATATAAGTTGAGCACGTAGAAATAACTAAAGCAGAGAAGCTGAGGATGTCCTTTTTAGGTTTGTTGCAAAACTATCATTTAAAAGCATGTTTGGCACACTTACCTCATCAGGATGACGGAGTGAGAGCTTTATCACATCTGGATGCCATGACTCTCCATCCCTCATGGGAATTTGATGGAATGTGGCACCAAATAATGATTCAACCAGCACATTCAGACCTTTTAGGCATTGTGATAAGGGAAAGTATTTTGCAATGACCTGATAGATTAAAAAAAATGTCAATATTTTTATCACAAAAAGTAAGGCCTACACTCTAAAGGTATGCATCCAGTGTATGTCAAACCGGTGTTTGAATTAGCTTTAGGTACAGTTATTTCATCTCTGAGATGTATATCAGATAGCACATACAGAAGCATCCAGGTTGTTTAAAGATGATTTCATCATTCCAATGAAGTAATCTTCATCCCATGGTTCAAGATCAGCACTCTTTTCATTACATATTCTTCTCTTGAAATCCTGTATAGCCTTAAATTCCTGTGTAAGAGAAATTATCAAGAGACAGAAATGGATTATTAAATTTAATGATGCATAACAACGCCAACACTCCTGTAGTGTAGTGGTAAGCTTCCCAATTGAGGAAGACACCAACCAGGGTTCAAATCCTGGTGtcagaaaaaaaaaaacctCGCTGGCAACCCAAAAAATAGTGGCAGGGCGCCAGCCTGTGGCACCTGTTGGTTTGGGCCCTCCTACCAAGGGGTAGTTGCAGTGGTCGCTAACGCAGTGGGTTGTGGTCGTCCCAGGTTATGGTGCGGCCCTATAGGGTGAAGCCGGAGTTTGGGGTTTTCTCGGCCGGTTTGGCTGAGATTTCTTCTTAGTGCAATGCCGTGGGGGCAGTCTTTCCCCCGCCGGTCGAGGTTTTTTATGATGCAGAACAACATATAGAAGTATAGAACATAACAATGCATAATGTCAAATTAAGTTGAATCCATTCGTACCTCATCAGCTTTATGCCTAACAATGTTACTCAAATATCCGAGAAATGACATAACTACATCAGCTGATGCAGCCATGTTAGGACGAATAGCAAAGTCAGCATACGATTTGCATCCCATAATCTGTAGGGCCATCATCAAGGGAAAACATGTAATTATCTATGGTTGTTGTGCCGGTTGCATTTCTAATCAATGCTACGATATTTGAATAATAAAGCCATGAAACTTCACAATATAAAGAAACCGCGATACCTTTGCAAGCTCATCACGAGCATCTATAAGCTCATTAAGAACACCAATATTTTCTCGAGGTTCAGAGTTCCCAACAATGTATACCTGTTTCCTGACCTTTGGAAAATTCGAAATAGTTAGATTGACAGTGTCACTGAACTGGTGATACGCATCTGTACATTAACAGACAATGTAATTGAATCAATCAAGAGCGAAAGTGGGTGGTGACGTAAGAAATTCAAGCAATGCTATTATGCATCTTTATCTGTGACATAAAAAAATGGGTCTATGAATGTTCCAGATGTTTTGCAAGTGGAACAAGACGTACTCACTTCCTCATCAGAAATCCATCTTAGTGCTGATGATAGATTTTCCGAGTCTGTTACAATCCTTAGACCCTTTTGCTTTGCAGTGCTCATCTGGTTGCTTTGCTTCTCAAAACTTCCAAAGTTAAACCGGTAAACAGACTTGAAATGATGTCGCAGGTTTCTTGGGACCCGTGAAGCTGGGTATACATCCACAAAACCTGGTTTGTTCATTACATTTTCACTGAACCTGGAACAGGAAAAGGAAGTAAGTTTACACCAGATACAAACAGTTCACTCTATCTAGCCGTACCAATTGACAGGCTCAACATAAACTGCAAAGCAAGCAACTAGCCAATTCACTAAAAGGAGTACTGTACAGCGAAGCTAAAGCAACAGGGCATCATGAACTGTCTAAAAGGTGCTAGTAAAACAAATAGAGTTCCACTGGGCAGTTCAGAGAGCTACTTGGCTGATCATGAGATCAACTAGCAGCGTGCATAATAGGTGTGTGATAGAGCAGAATACTTGAGAATCGTCCAACACGCCATTTCTCGATTTCAGCGGTACAGGAAAAGATCAAAAGCAATAATCAATTTTTGTTCAATAAATGCATGATTAACTAATCACATATACTCCTTAACCTGGTACTCAACTTAATGTGGAATGCATGCCATCTAATTGCTTGGATGAAGAACATCAAGATAACTGAGCatttagagagagagagagaaaaaagagTTTTATCCAAGTACTTTCAAGCACTGGAACAATTAATAGTCAACCAGTTGGTCATTCATAAACGTCTCAATTGTTTTTCAGCAGTCAGCACAAGCGAGGAAAAATCAATTTCTAAAACAGATGAAACTCACAGATCAGTGCTAGAATCAAGAATTTTAACATATAGACAGTTTGCCAACAACTCAAGTCATTAAACAGTGAAATTACTTGCCAATACACAGCCTGAAAAACATGCAACTAACACAGATCGAAGTAGCTAGTAAAGATGGTAAAGACTATCAACAGCAAGTGTCCAATTGATGTACCTACTTTCTACCCAGCTGGGCAATCTCAAGGTTCAGCTGATTAACACGCTCAAGTTTATCTGCCAAAGAAGGAGAACCATGGTTTACTTTAACAGTCAGTTACGGGAAGAGACAGAATGACATAAATTTCAGTTGGCAACCTTCAGGAAGATGAATCCCTCCCTTTTCAAAGTCAATACGCAAGGTAGTTGCTGCTCTTCTAGCTTCCTCTGTGAGCAGGACACTTTCACCCTCAGCTTTTAGTATAGCATTGTACAAAGTAATGTTCGTATTCAGGTACTGCAATGAGTTACAGAAATCAAAATGTTACTCCAAATTGATCATTTAGCCTAATTTCAGGATTTTCAATTAGCTACAGGATTGCAAAGTTTCACGAAGATGTTTTCAACCTGTCATCATAATTGTTGAGATCACCATACTATGCAAAGATGCAGATATCTTAAGTTTCTATTATAAATGATACTTCAAGTCCACCTGAAGCAACGCCCTGCTGTTAAGCTCACCTGAAGATGCTCATAAATTCTCATTGACGCCTTATCTGCCTCCTCCACAAATTCCCTGGTACACAAGCATATCCATTTAATTCAAACCTGAAAACACATTGCCGCCCAGCACCAAAATTGAATAAGAAGCAACCATCACAAACTCACCTATCAGGGTGCGTATTCCTGCACAGCTCCGCCGAATCAATGACCGAGCAAACCTAACCACATCATCATAACATCGACACATCAACTACTCCGCATCAATGCAATAGAATGGAGAAAAAGCCACTGGCAGAAAAGGAAGTAGATTACGGTATTGGAAATCTCGTCCATGGCGCGGACAATCTCGGGGGCGGACGGCAACCGCGCGACGTGTGCGACGAGCTCGTCCGACCTGCGAGTTCGAGCAAACATTCACTGAGGATTAGCGGCCGTTGTTTGATTTTGGGCATGCAAGCATTGGGGATAGTTGGCGCTCAGGTTTCCTTACCGCTCGATGGCGTCGTCGACGAAGCGGCGGAACCCCTTCGCCGTGCGCAGAACGTCGAACCCATACAGTCCCGTCTCCGGCTTCTCCGACACCGTGGAGAACGCAGCAGCAGCGCCGCggcggatggcggcggcgcgagagAGCATTGCTGCGGGCGCTCAGTTGATCAGCTCTGAGGTTATTCTAGGGTTTCCGTTGGGATCCTATCTGCTCGGAGTTGCTTTCTACTCGTGATGTGTAGCAACGGCAATATGCTGCTGGCTGGCCtccgtctccgccgccgccgctcgccggagctttCGCTGCTCGGGAGCGACAGCAAGGGGGTGGGGGGAGGTGAGCCGTGGAGGTAACAGCAAAATGCAACAGTTCGAGGGTGCTTACGCAAAAGATCCCTTTGCCGTCACCTTTTTCTCAATCGCGGCCGCTTATAGTTGATCGAGCGGTCAacataatcgcgatccaaattctGGGGACACAAACGGAAAGAAAGAATAGTTCGAGGGCCTCCTGCGAAAACGTCCCCCAGTTCCCCGTGTCCTTCGATCTGGGCCGCATAAGCCGCATCGGACGGTCAAGAAAAACCCTAATCAGGCCGCCGGAGAAAACATGACCGTAGCTCCTCCCCTTCACCTCGCGGGAGCAACTCCCGCTGCCGCCAGTTGGACGACAGTTCCCACCGAATCCCCGGCATCTACACCTCTATACTTCGCAGCTGCTAGCTACCCCAACTTCCTCCTGGGAAAGGGAAACACTTGCCACAACATCTCCGCTGCAGCTTGCACTGTAGTGGTTGCTTCGTGCTTCAGATCAAAGTGATCCATGAATTATATGGTAGTATGGTACAAAGAACATTTGATGTAATTATCTAAGTTTAATACAGCACAATGAAGAAACCAATGAGAAATTCTAGTTCAGACACATCACTCTACTGGCGGACTATATGGATACACAGCAAAACAAATGCTGATTGTATCGTTACACAGCCATAGCATCACCATCTCAGAACATTGCAGCAAATCATCTATTGCGGGATCAAACAAACGTAATCTAGTAATAGCGTGATGGATCTTATGCCAATACAGACCACAAAGCTAGGAACAAGCTAATCAATCCTGGGAAACCGACTGACAGAGTGCGATGACCGGAATTTCTGCCACCACCTGATGGAGAACCTGCAAGAATGTAGAGTTTGTGAGGTCAAAAGCTCATTGTCTTGTTGCTGTTTGGAAACATAGAGGTTTAAACAACGGCTCTTCATGTTTGGAATCAAGATGACGTTGAAATATGATGTGACCTAATTCAGTAAAGGTGTTTATTTAATATACTAAGGATGTTCCATTTACGAAAATTTAAAGGTACCATAAAACAAAATAGTTCGAGGAATAAAAGATGGAACAGCTACTAACAAGACTTACTATAAGGATTCAGCTCAGATACTTCATGGAAAATTGGCAAGTGTGGGGACTATCTTATGAAAGCAACATCACTGAAGCACTATGAGCGTCACTCTGTTAGGCAGGCCCAACAGATTGTTAATAGAGTTCCATTTTAGCACAAACTGTTCATGTAAAGCATTGCAGGGGCACCATCTATTATGCTACAACTATACACCTAACATAGTGCTCTACTGATCTGAGTGGTTGATTGGTAGCATCCTATCATCAATTTAAATAAGTAGGCAGCAATTCCTACTCTGCAATGCATTTATTATCTGTTTCATAAGCTAGTGGGTCATCGTGACCATGCCTAAGCATACACATACAGCAGGGATCCAATCTGCAAATGAATGTGCTACATTGTTGGCAATAGTAATCCTTGGGACCATGCCTAACCATGCAGTGATACAGAAACTTTAAGCATGCTAGTGCGTGTTGCTGTGTTTTCACTTGGTTATGATCAATTTGAATGTGCTTCAACATATGTTAAGTAATCTCCAAAAAAGTTTCTAACTCAATCTGGCACATATAAAACAGAGTTGCTTTTCTTTCTACATATATGACTTGAATCAATTATTTTTCCC
The genomic region above belongs to Panicum hallii strain FIL2 chromosome 4, PHallii_v3.1, whole genome shotgun sequence and contains:
- the LOC112888941 gene encoding mitochondrial intermediate peptidase, mitochondrial isoform X2, with translation MLSRAAAIRRGAAAAFSTVSEKPETGLYGFDVLRTAKGFRRFVDDAIERSDELVAHVARLPSAPEIVRAMDEISNTVCSVIDSAELCRNTHPDREFVEEADKASMRIYEHLQYLNTNITLYNAILKAEGESVLLTEEARRAATTLRIDFEKGGIHLPEDKLERVNQLNLEIAQLGRKFSENVMNKPGFVDVYPASRVPRNLRHHFKSVYRFNFGSFEKQSNQMSTAKQKGLRIVTDSENLSSALRWISDEEVRKQVYIVGNSEPRENIGVLNELIDARDELAKIMGCKSYADFAIRPNMAASADVVMSFLGYLSNIVRHKADEEFKAIQDFKRRICNEKSADLEPWDEDYFIGMMKSSLNNLDASVIAKYFPLSQCLKGLNVLVESLFGATFHQIPMRDGESWHPDVIKLSLRHPDEGDLGFMYLDLYSRKGKYPGCAHFAVQGGRRLSDSNYQLPIIALVCNFSNSSGITARLNHGDVETLFHEFGHALHSLLSRTEYQHFSGTRVALDVAETPSNLFECYAWDYRVLKTFALDETTGDAIPEKLVKALNASRNMFPATELQRQIFYSIMDLTLFGEQASKPMDTISTVADLRRKHTSWKCAEGAHWHTRFTHLINYGAGYYSYLYARCFATTIWQEICQEDPLSRSAGSTIRDKFLRHGGSKDPSSLLKDFAGDAIIRNSGGGIIPDISSLCKEIDL
- the LOC112888941 gene encoding mitochondrial intermediate peptidase, mitochondrial isoform X1 yields the protein MLSRAAAIRRGAAAAFSTVSEKPETGLYGFDVLRTAKGFRRFVDDAIERSDELVAHVARLPSAPEIVRAMDEISNTVCSVIDSAELCRNTHPDREFVEEADKASMRIYEHLQYLNTNITLYNAILKAEGESVLLTEEARRAATTLRIDFEKGGIHLPEDKLERVNQLNLEIAQLGRKFSENVMNKPGFVDVYPASRVPRNLRHHFKSVYRFNFGSFEKQSNQMSTAKQKGLRIVTDSENLSSALRWISDEEVNAYHQFSDTVNLTISNFPKVRKQVYIVGNSEPRENIGVLNELIDARDELAKIMGCKSYADFAIRPNMAASADVVMSFLGYLSNIVRHKADEEFKAIQDFKRRICNEKSADLEPWDEDYFIGMMKSSLNNLDASVIAKYFPLSQCLKGLNVLVESLFGATFHQIPMRDGESWHPDVIKLSLRHPDEGDLGFMYLDLYSRKGKYPGCAHFAVQGGRRLSDSNYQLPIIALVCNFSNSSGITARLNHGDVETLFHEFGHALHSLLSRTEYQHFSGTRVALDVAETPSNLFECYAWDYRVLKTFALDETTGDAIPEKLVKALNASRNMFPATELQRQIFYSIMDLTLFGEQASKPMDTISTVADLRRKHTSWKCAEGAHWHTRFTHLINYGAGYYSYLYARCFATTIWQEICQEDPLSRSAGSTIRDKFLRHGGSKDPSSLLKDFAGDAIIRNSGGGIIPDISSLCKEIDL